CGACTGGTCCGCACGCCCGACCCCGGAGAGCGATTTTTCGCCAGTTCGGGACCAACGGCCCTGATCCAGGTGGGCAATCCAGGTCTCGCCCCCGAGGCGCACCATGCAATCGAGCTTGGCGGCGAACGCAGGGCCCAGGGGTGGAAAGGGTATTTGTCCCCCGCTGCCGTATCGGGGACCTGGCAAATCTCCGGGAAGCTGTGGCATGACCGAATCGCTGATTTCATCACCCCCGACCGCGCCAGGGGGCAGTCCGGCATCCTGAAATCCGACGGCGGCATCATCTATCGCAATGTTGACGTCGCCATGACCGGCGTGGCCGCCGAGGGACGGTGGAATGCGATGCCCGGTCTGGGCCTTCGCCTGCGCCTGGACTGGACCCACGGCGACAATCTGACGGATTCACGCCCGCTCTATCAGGTCGCTCCCCTACATGGTGAGGCCGCAATCGAACGGCGGCTCGCTTTCGCCGACCACCCGATCACTCTTGGGGCGGCGACGCGCTTCGCCGACGGCCAGCATCGGGTAGACGATTCGACCACGACCGGATCGGGCCAAGACACCGGCGGCCCAACCGGCGGATATGCCGTCTTCGACTTGTTTGCGCGCACCTCGGTCACCGAGCGCTTTCACCTGTCCATGGGAGTCACAAACCTTCTGGACAAGCGATACCAGCAGCACGTCAATCCGTTGCCTCAGGGCGTCACCACCCAGCCTATCGCGGCGCCCGGTCGGAGTCTTTTTCTCGCCGGAAGACTGGAATTCTGACACGTCGATACGGGCTACTTGCCGATGGGCGGCGCTTGCGCCAGCAGGTTCCGCGTCTGCTCAGGATCCGCCGAGCCGCCGAACTCGAAGTCGAAGGCGAACTTGCCGGCCAGCAAGGTGACGACGGAAATGATGCAGCCGCCGACGGCGGTGTTGCCGTCAACGTGGCCGAACACCATGAAGCCGATGCCGCCGACAATGCCAAGTCCGGCGATGACCAGCAGGACATTGCGCGGGTGTTGCTGCGCCCCGCCTTGATGAACTCGCTGTCGCGGGCGCGGGCGTCCTGACGGTCGGCCAGGGTGGCGGTCAGCGTGGTGAGCGCGCCGGCCAGACGGGCCAACAACGACCAGCGCGCGCATCTTGAATGCTATGTCCGCTTTTCGGGAACTGTCGCCAACCAAGGAATGACCAGCTTGGGCGCAAAGCCGTCATCGGATTGGGTCAACCTTATCCTTACCGGTGGTTTTCCGCCGGCCTGTCTTCGGCTGGTCGCCCAGGACGTCATCCAGCGACAGCGCGTCCTCCACGAATGCCCCCATGTCCCTGGCCAGCACCGGATTGACAGCGACCGGGCGTTTGCTCGCGAGATCGGCAACGATCTTGGCCTGGGCTTGGATGCCGTCGATCACCACCAGCTCGCCGGCGGCCACAGCCGCCGCCTGATCGGCGTGAAGGTTGCGGGTCGGGCTCGCGATCACGATGCGGCTTTTGGGATGGTGCAGGCGGACATCCGCCGCCCGTGCCGGCAGATGGCCAGTTTTCGGCACCACGATCACCGGGGCGCCGGTATCCTTGTGCAGGACTGAGGCAGATAGGCAGTCCGCTGTGATGATCACCGGCCCGCCATAGGCGGCTTTCTCGCGGGCGAGATCGCCGCCGGGATCGATCACGTGGGTGATGTTTTTATCCGTGTCGCCCAAATCGGCGGTGCGGCCCTGGCCATCCATGGCCCGCACCGCCCAGATATGCCCCTTGTCGTCGCGAAACGGGAAGATCACCCGCCCGTGCTCATCCGCTTTCAGATCCATGTCGCGCAGATCGCGTTTGAGCCAGGGCGTTTCCGGCGGCGTCCAGGCCGAGGCCGACAACCAGGTCTTCAAGGCCGGCGCCATGCTGCGCGGCGGCTGATAGGGCCGGCGCTGGAGGGTCGTGGCCTCATCCAGCATGTGGAACAGTTCTTTATAGGTCAGCACGATGGCCAGGGCCAAAGCATCCTTGTGGGCTTCGGCCAGCAGGTAATCCTTCCAGTTCCTGATATGCAGCACGCGGCCAAGGAAGCCCGGCTTCTTGGCCTGCGTATAGGCGCGCCAAAGCCGGTTCTGGCCAGGGTGGCGGGTCATCGGCTTGGGCTGATACGCCTTCTTCTTCGGCGGGGCATTGGCTTTGTTCCGTTCGGGTGGCGCCGCATATGGCCCCAGGCGGCTTTCCAGCTTGGCCAGCGAGCAGGAGCGGTCAAGCGTGCTGGCCTTCATCCGGCCCTTGCCGTCCACCTGCGCCACGACCAGGCCGGCGCCGCGCTTCTTCAGCTCGATACCATAGGGTGCCAGCCCTTCATGCACTTCGGCCCAGGTGCTGGCGCCGTCGATCACCTTGATGATCTCGGCTTTGTGTTCGACCACATGGCGCTCAAAGCTTTGCTGCCAGGTCTTGGCCTCATAGTCCCTGGCCTTGCGTGACACCGGGTTGCGTTCGGCGCCGGCATCGGTCATGCCCTTATCGACGGTCAGGCCGTATTTCTGTTCCATCTCGCGGGCGATTTTGGCCAAGGTCTTGAAGTCTTGCCGGGGTGTGTGGCAGCGCCCGGTGACCGGGTGGATTTTGTTGAAGGCCACATGCATGTGGAAATTGTCGGTGTTGATGTGGGTGCCGGCGACACGCTGGTGGTCGCCGTAGCCCAGCGCCTGGGCGAAGCTGCGTTCGATATCCTGCAACTGATCCTGGGTCAGTTGGTTTTCTTCACCGGGATGGAAGGACATGACAAGGTGATAGGTCTTGTCGGCAATACCGGGTTTCAGCGTCCGCGTCGCCTCGATCTCGATCAGGGCGGTGTCCAGGTCTTTCAGATCGGCGCCGGCGTCGCAATTGACGATCCAGAACTTGTCGAGCTTCTCGCCCTTCTCCTTGGCGGCGGCGATATAGCGGCCAAGGTTGGCATAGTCGTCGCGGATTTCGGGCTTACGGTCGATGCGCTTGGCGATCATCGGCCCGCCCTGGGGTGAATCTGGTGATGGATTTCCTTCACCGTGGCTTTCAACTGGTCCTGGGTATCCTGGATTTGGACCATCAGCCCGTCGATCCGCGCCACCATGGCCGTCGTCCAAGTGCCGTCACTTTCATCCAGGGCCAGTTTCAGCAAATTGCCGAGGCGGGCCTGATCGGCGTTCACCTTCAACAGATCGCGGATGGATTGGGCGCCGGTGAAGGCCGAGGGATCGGGCAGGGTTTGGCCCAGGGCAAAGCGGCGCAGCATTTCCGAAACCGATAGTTTGAACTGGCCGGCCTGGGCTTTGACCGTCGCCAATTCCTCGGGCGTGAATGAAACGAGCTGGCGGTGACGTTCGGTGGCCATGGTCTTTCCCGTCGTTGAAGATGAAGACGGCCCGCGCCGGCGATGCCGGGCGGGCCGTTGCTGTCTTGAAATCAGGCGATGCCGCGTTCCTGGCCCTGGGCTTTCGACAGGGCGCCCTCGATGGTGCGCCGGACCCAGCCGGCACCGCGTGACTGGTGCAGGTCGTTGAAGTCGGTCAGTTTCTGCGGCATTTCTTCGGCGGTGAAGCTGGGGGCGACCATCTTGCCGCCGACCGCCTTGGCCGCTTCCTCGGCCTTGACCATGCCGACATTGCCGTGGACGTTGGCATGGTCGTTGTCGGCAGCAATCAGGATCGGACGGTCGGGGAACTTGGCCCGTACCGCTTCGGCCACAGCCTTGAGGTTGGAGGAATCGAAGGCGGAAATCACCGGTCGGCCCGTTTCCTCGAAAATGGTGGCAGCGGTGGCATAACCTTCGGCGATGATGATGACGCCCTGTTTGAGTGGGAGCAGGGCATCCAGAGTGCCCTTGCCGGTCACCTCCAGGACGTGGAAGGTGCCCTCTTTGCGGCTGTCCCTGAGGAACAGCTTGTTCTCCGGGGTGACGGTCTGGATGTTCCACAGGCGTCCCGCCGCATCCCGGCACGGAATGATCATGTGGCCTTCGCCGTTCACTTTGACGCCGTGGCCTTTCACCCCCTTGGCGGCAAGGTAGGGGCTGTTTTCCGGGTTGGCTTCGCCGGGGAGGTTCTGCCACACCCCATAGGCATTTCTCGCGGCCTTTTCGGCGGCGGCAAGGCGTTCAGCCTCGCGGGCGGCACGAACATTCGCCGCCTCGGCCTGGATGTGTGCTCGTTCCGCGTCGGTCAGCGACACGCCGGCAGCCACCCATTTGGTTGTCCCGCCTGCCCGGTAATTGGTGATGTTGCCGGAGGGCCGGCCATCCAGGTAACCGATATAGGAACCACTCAGTTGCTTGGCTTTGTCGCCTTCGACCGGGCAGCGGTGCCATTGGCCATCCATGACCGGATCGCCCTTGACGATCAGGCCGTGGGTTTTGAGGGCCTGGGCGAATTCCTCCACCGGCGACAGTTCCGGCGCCGGCGCCTTGGCCGCCGTCGCCCATTTGCTGAAAGCGGCGGGGTCGGTTCCCTCCGGGACATACCAGGACTTGGCGCCCCGGTCCCATTTGGCCCCGGCAGCCTTGGCCTCGTTCTTTTCGTCATAAGGGACGGCGATGTAGGTCCGGGGGGTAGGTTCTGCCGCCATGGCCTTCTCCTCGCGTTCCGGGATGACCTGTTCCGAGGTGACGGCTTGCGGGGTGGCACTGCGTTCCAGTTCCGGTCGCCGTTCCGGTTCCATCACCCAGGTCTTGATGATTTCAGCGTCGCGGGCTGCGCGGAAAATCTCGTTCTTGTCGTCCTGCAAGGCTTTGAGCCAGGATTCCACGTAAGCCGCGTGATTGGACGGATCGAAGGAAATGCCCATGTCGCGGGCCAGCATGTAGCTGGCGATTTCGGCGCGGAGTTCTTCGCGGGCGTAAACTTCGCCACCACGGGGGCCGAATTCACGTTTCAGCCGCGATTGGTGCCCGGTGGCGTGCCCCAATTCATGCAGGGCGGTTTCGTAATAGGCTTCCGCCGAGCGGAAGAAGTTGCGCGGCGGCAGATGGATTTCGTCGCTGGCGATCCGATAAAAGGCACGGTTGTTCTGGTCGTGCAGGACCGGCACCCCCGATTCCGCCAACAGCTTTTCCGCCAATGCGTGGCGTTCCGGTTCCGGCGGCGCCGGCGGGGCGACGAACGGCGCCAGGCCGTCGATCTGTTCGGCGTTGAACACCTTGGCGTAAAAGACGCGGGGGCGTTCAAGCTGGACGTTGTAGTAACGCTGTTTGCCCTCGTCGTCCAAGACCGGCTTGCCGTCCTGGTCGGTCATGGCGACGCGGTCTGTCCATTGCCAATATTCGATGGTGGCGGACTTTTCGCCCTTGCGCACTTGCGCCTCGATGCCAGCAGCCTGCTTGTAGGTCATCCAGCGCGGATCGGCGCGGCCCTGCAAGCCGAGCCAAAGATCGTTGATGCCGCGATAGGCTTTGTTGGTGATCGGATTGAAGGGGCCGGTGCCGATGGTGCCGGCATCCCAAGGCATCATCCAAGGCGCGGTGCCGGCCTCGATGCGGGCGATGATCTCGGCGGCGATTTCGTCGCGATAATTACTCATTCTTCGCCCCCTTCAGCCACATCGTCGAAGCGGCTTTCCAGGGCGTCGTCGGCATCGAGCGCGGTTTCCACGAAAGCGCCCATCATTTCAGCGTCGTCGGGATCGACGGGCACCGGCTTGCCGGCGCTGGCCATGTCGGCAATCTGGCTGGCTACGGCCTGATTAATTTCCTTGTCGTCCATGTCATGTCCTCCTGGGGTTAAGGCTTGTCTTCCAGCACCGGGGTGATGCCGCCGGCGCCATCCACTTCGATCTCGACGGAATGGCGGATTTCGCCGTCGCTATCCGCCCATTCGCGGGAACGGAGCGCGCCCTGGACCAGCATCAGCCGCCCCTTGGTCGCGGTCTTGGCCAGCACCTTGTCGATCAGCGACGGGGTGAAGGTGACGACGCGCAGCCAGTCGGTCTTGTTCTGCCACTGGCCGGCGCTGTCCTTGTATGAACGGTCCGCCGCCAAGCTGAACGACGCCACCTTGCCGCCATCCTGGCCGGGCAAGGTTTTGATATCGGCATGGCCGCCGAGGCGACCGACCAGATGCACCATGTTCATGGCCGGGCTGTCCGCCGTGATCGGGACGATGCCGCCGGCGGGATCGACCTCAATCTCGACGATGTTCATTTTCTTGCCGTCTTGTTCCCACGCCCGCGCTCGCAGCGCGCCGTGGATGAACATCATCCGGCCCTTGGTGGCTTCGCTGGTCAGGACATTGTCGATCAGCCACGGCAAATAGGTGACGATTCGGAACCACGAGGTTTCGGTCTGCCATTTGCTGGCGCGGTTCTTGAAATTGTGATCGACGGCCAATGACAAGGTGGCCACCTTGCCGTTGGTCAGGGTCTTGATTTCGGCATCGGCGCCAAGGCGACCGGTGACCATGATTGTGTTCTGATTGAACATGTTTCCTCCTTACGATTGGCCGGCGGCGCGCAGCCGGGCGGTGATCGGTGACGGCATCGGCGGTTCGGCCTGGGGGACGCTTTCGTCATTGGCGGCCTCGACGGTGCCGACCGGCGGCATCAGCGAGCGCGCCAACAACGTCTTGTCGAAGAAGTACAAGGGCTG
This is a stretch of genomic DNA from Magnetospirillum gryphiswaldense MSR-1 v2. It encodes these proteins:
- the traI gene encoding TraI/MobA(P) family conjugative relaxase yields the protein MIAKRIDRKPEIRDDYANLGRYIAAAKEKGEKLDKFWIVNCDAGADLKDLDTALIEIEATRTLKPGIADKTYHLVMSFHPGEENQLTQDQLQDIERSFAQALGYGDHQRVAGTHINTDNFHMHVAFNKIHPVTGRCHTPRQDFKTLAKIAREMEQKYGLTVDKGMTDAGAERNPVSRKARDYEAKTWQQSFERHVVEHKAEIIKVIDGASTWAEVHEGLAPYGIELKKRGAGLVVAQVDGKGRMKASTLDRSCSLAKLESRLGPYAAPPERNKANAPPKKKAYQPKPMTRHPGQNRLWRAYTQAKKPGFLGRVLHIRNWKDYLLAEAHKDALALAIVLTYKELFHMLDEATTLQRRPYQPPRSMAPALKTWLSASAWTPPETPWLKRDLRDMDLKADEHGRVIFPFRDDKGHIWAVRAMDGQGRTADLGDTDKNITHVIDPGGDLAREKAAYGGPVIITADCLSASVLHKDTGAPVIVVPKTGHLPARAADVRLHHPKSRIVIASPTRNLHADQAAAVAAGELVVIDGIQAQAKIVADLASKRPVAVNPVLARDMGAFVEDALSLDDVLGDQPKTGRRKTTGKDKVDPIR
- a CDS encoding plasmid mobilization protein; amino-acid sequence: MATERHRQLVSFTPEELATVKAQAGQFKLSVSEMLRRFALGQTLPDPSAFTGAQSIRDLLKVNADQARLGNLLKLALDESDGTWTTAMVARIDGLMVQIQDTQDQLKATVKEIHHQIHPRAGR
- a CDS encoding zincin-like metallopeptidase domain-containing protein; its protein translation is MSNYRDEIAAEIIARIEAGTAPWMMPWDAGTIGTGPFNPITNKAYRGINDLWLGLQGRADPRWMTYKQAAGIEAQVRKGEKSATIEYWQWTDRVAMTDQDGKPVLDDEGKQRYYNVQLERPRVFYAKVFNAEQIDGLAPFVAPPAPPEPERHALAEKLLAESGVPVLHDQNNRAFYRIASDEIHLPPRNFFRSAEAYYETALHELGHATGHQSRLKREFGPRGGEVYAREELRAEIASYMLARDMGISFDPSNHAAYVESWLKALQDDKNEIFRAARDAEIIKTWVMEPERRPELERSATPQAVTSEQVIPEREEKAMAAEPTPRTYIAVPYDEKNEAKAAGAKWDRGAKSWYVPEGTDPAAFSKWATAAKAPAPELSPVEEFAQALKTHGLIVKGDPVMDGQWHRCPVEGDKAKQLSGSYIGYLDGRPSGNITNYRAGGTTKWVAAGVSLTDAERAHIQAEAANVRAAREAERLAAAEKAARNAYGVWQNLPGEANPENSPYLAAKGVKGHGVKVNGEGHMIIPCRDAAGRLWNIQTVTPENKLFLRDSRKEGTFHVLEVTGKGTLDALLPLKQGVIIIAEGYATAATIFEETGRPVISAFDSSNLKAVAEAVRAKFPDRPILIAADNDHANVHGNVGMVKAEEAAKAVGGKMVAPSFTAEEMPQKLTDFNDLHQSRGAGWVRRTIEGALSKAQGQERGIA
- a CDS encoding single-stranded DNA-binding protein, with protein sequence MFNQNTIMVTGRLGADAEIKTLTNGKVATLSLAVDHNFKNRASKWQTETSWFRIVTYLPWLIDNVLTSEATKGRMMFIHGALRARAWEQDGKKMNIVEIEVDPAGGIVPITADSPAMNMVHLVGRLGGHADIKTLPGQDGGKVASFSLAADRSYKDSAGQWQNKTDWLRVVTFTPSLIDKVLAKTATKGRLMLVQGALRSREWADSDGEIRHSVEIEVDGAGGITPVLEDKP